Sequence from the Acidobacteriota bacterium genome:
CGCACGCGGGGCAGCGCCTGGCTATTCTCTTTGCAACTGGAAGGACTTGTCCGAAACCCGGCATCACGGCACGGAACTGGAGCGAACGATCATGCCCCTTTGGTTCCGGTTCCGCCGGGTTGGGATTACGATCACGATCACGATTGCGAGCACGATTACGAGCACGAGCACGATTACGAATTACGAACAGAGATCAGGCTATTCACCGATTCACCCAAACAAATACAGGGCCCCCGGAGGGGCCCTGCGACAGACGAGACGCGATCGTCAAATCAATTAATCAGCTGCGCCCAACCCGCTAGAATTCGAACCGGAGCGAGAAGCGCATGTTGAACGGCCGCTGGAAGGCGGTGAGCGGGGTGTCCGGGTTGTTGGCCGAGCCGGGCGACAGGTAATCGACGTTGAGCACCCCGGGGGCGTCTTCGTAGTCCTCGTTCACGGCGATCACCCGCTTGAAATTGGCCAGGTTGAAGATGTCAAGAGCGAAGTGCAACCGGTAGTTGTCGCCGAAGCTGATGGGGTAGCCGAAATGGACGTCGATGGCGTTGACCCACTCGGTGCGCCCCTCGGAGCCGCGCGGTGTGATGGGGATTTCGCCGGCGTTCTCGTAAGCCGGGTGGGCGTTGAGCCGGTTGATGGGCGCGCCGCTGGTGGAGCGGAATCCCAGGCCCATGGTGAGCTGGTTGGAGAAGGTGTACGAACCGTTGAAGTTCAGAATGTGGCGGCGGTCGGTGTTCAGGTAGCCGGGCACGTAGAGGTAGCCGTCGTACGCGTCGCTTCGAAAGTCGTAGAGCGAGGTGATGTTGGCGTCGTCCTGGCCGTTGTCGTTCCGGAACAGGCCTTCGTAGTTCCCCCACAGCTTGGACAGACGGTAGTTGGCCAGGAACTGGAAGCCTTGCGAAAAGCGCTTCTCCAAGGTCATTTCCAAGGCGTTGTAGGACCGCTTCGGATCGGCGAAACCGTCGCCGATGCCGTCGGAACCCACCTCGCCGGTATCGTTGATCACGAAGTCGCTGGTGTAGCTCGGATTGGCGATGACGTAGGTGTAATTCGTGTCATCCTCAAGATACTGGCCGATGGTCAAGGTGCCCGTGTCCTCGAGCATTCGGCCCACTTCGCGCCAGATGTAGCGCATGCCCAGGCTCAGGGTCGGATCGAGCTGGTGGTCGAAGCCGAGCACGAACTCGTTCTGATACATGGTCTTCGTGTCGGGCACGATGTAGGTGGGGTTGGCGCCGGTGCGGGTGATGGCCGGGTTGCCCGGGAGCTGATCGTTGATCACCTCGTCGGCCATGGGACGGCCCTCGGCGTCATAGGCGACGCTCCACCAGGCGTTGGTCACGCCGACCTCGGAGCTCAGGGCGCGGACAGCCATGTCGTTGGGGATCTTCTGGTAGAAGCGGCCCCAGTTGCCGAACACCTTGGTCTTGCCGTCGCCGAACACGTCGTAGATCAGGCCGATGCGCGGCGCCCAATTGCCGGTGAACTCGTAGACGATGGCCTCTTCGCCGCCGCCTCCCATCTCCTGGTAGTCGTAGCGGAGGCCCGCCTTGACGGTGATCCGGTCAGTGACCTTCCAGGCGTCCTGGACATAGAAAGAGTGGTAGGTGGTGGTGGTGGCCAGGTTCGGGTCATTGAAGTTGCCGCGGTACTGCTGGAGCAGGGCGTCGGCGTCGCTGATCACCCCGTCGCCGTTCCAGTCGTAGTTCTCTCCGGTGTCCGGGTCGGGATAGTAGCGGTAGCGGAAGAAGCCGCCGTAGGTTTCGCCGAACGGATTGGCCAGCATGGGGCCCGTGTAGCGGCGGACGGCGGTGTAGGTCACATCCTCATACATGTAGCCGAAGTCTAAGGTGTGGTCGCCGCCGGCGTTGAAGTTCACGGTGGTCTTCAGGTTGAATTGCCAGTTTTCGCCGTTGTTGTTCTCGAAGAAGCCGATGCCGCCCATGAGCTGCCGGCTGGGGTAGTTCACGTAGTCCCAGTACCCGATCCGGTCCACGTGGGTGATCTGTTCTTCGAACCGGTTGTAGGCGCGCCCCAGCGAGGCGGTCAGGAACCAGTTGTTGGTGAGCACACCGTTGTAGCGGCCGATGAAGTTGAAGGAACCGTAGTTCAGCTCGCTGTAGTTGTCGTCGCCTTCGGCGGTCATGTTGCGGTTGGGGCCGCCGTCGCGCCGCGACGGATCGGCGAACATGGAAAATTCGATGTTGTGGTTGCTGTGAGGAACAAAATTGCCTTTGGTCGACCAGCTGAAGATGGTGTCCTTCCGTTCGAAGAAGCCCTCGCCGGGATTGACCCACTGGCCCAGTCCTGCCGGTGCCATGGTCATGTGAGTGTTCCACTGGGGGTTGAACCCGGCGTAGAAGAAGAACCGGTCCTTCCACATGTAACCGCTCAAGTCTGCGCTGATGTCGAAGCTCTCGGTCCGCATGAACTCGGTGTGCTTCTCCTGACGGTAGATGTTCGGTTCCTTGCGGCGGGCCTCCCAGCCGGCAGGCTGCCCGTAGAAATACACGCCGCCGTGGAACTCGTTGGTGCCGCTCTTGGTGACGACGTTGATTACGCCGCCGGTGCTCTGGCCGTATTCGGCCTCGAAGCCGCCCTGCTTGACCTGGACTTCCTTCACGAAGTCAAAGGTCACACCAGAGCCGAGCGAGCCGTAGATGCTGGAGTAGGCGCCCACCGAGCCGTAGCCGGGATTGGTGATGTTCACACCGTCCACGATGTAGTTGTTTTCCAGGCCGGAGGATCCGCCGATGGATGGATTGTAGGAACCGAGCGCCCCGCTGTCGCTCACACCGGGCGCCATGCTGAACAGGGCGGTGAAGTTGCGCTGCACCGGGATGTTCAGGTAGAGGTTTTCCGACAGGTTGGCGCCGACGGTGGTGGTGGTGGTGTCCACCAGGGGCGCTTCACCGGTGACGGTGATCACCTGGTTGATCTCGCCCGGCTCCATGACCACATGGATCGTGGTGGTCTGGCCGAGGCGGACGGTGATGTCCTTCTGCTCGAAGGTCTTGAAGCTCTCAAGTTCCGCCTTCAGGGTGTAGAGGCCCGGGGTCAGGAAGGGGAACGAGTACTCGCCGCTGTCTCCAGAAACGGCTGTTTTGGTGCCGGTGGCCGAGGCCAGGCTCACGGTGACGCCGGGAATGACGCCGCCGGTGGAATCCTTGATGGTGCCTTCGATCCGGCCGGTGGTCTGGACCGCCTGGCCGATGGCCGCGGCGGCGAGCACCCCCCCGAGCAGTAGGCAGAGACACACTCGGGACAGGTTGAGACGCATAGGCAACCTCCATGTAAAGTTGAAATAGATATGAAGCTGGGTGATTGCGCGGCGGCCCCGGCGGCACACCGGGCACCGCCAAGGGTCGAAGAAAAGGGTCTTCCCCCGTATTGCGGCGCCTTTTCCCGACCGCGGACATTCAATTTAATGAACGGCCACAGCATGCTTCCCCCAGCAACCGGCGCATCCATCGGGTCTTGAGCAAAGTCCGGGATGCTACCTGTACTATGACGCGTGGGGCAACCTTTCTGAAAGCTGTTTGGGATCGGAAGTCGTGCGCCGGTGATGAGCGGGACCGATTCTGCGTCGAACCGCCCGGCGGATCCGGCAGCGGTTGGAGACTGTCGCCGGCAGAAATTCGTCGAGGCAAATAACTACCATCAATTCTTGCAATCGGGGTGCCAGACCGAACTCTCGCCTTTAACTTATTGATTTAAAAATCACTACAATCCACCATCTGACGGAGTTGTAAACGGGCAGCCGCCGGCCAATCCAATATTCTGCGCTCCGGTACATATTTTTGGATGCCTTTGGCCGCCATGAATCGGCGCTCGTCGAAACGGCTGTCCGGCTGACGTTTCCGGGGTGCGGTCAAACCCAGCCGGCGCCCGCTCCGTATACTGCCGGAGACTCGACAACATGTCGGTCACCGGAAGACTCTCCCAACACGAGGTACTCGCATGCGCCTGACCGCCCTATTTGTTCTGCTGACGGCGCTCGCCGCCGTCCCCTCCGCCCAGTCCGTGCCACCGCCGGCTCCGGCCGCCCCCGTCCCGGGACCGGCACCGTTTCTCCAGGTGTTCAAGGAGCGCCGGTCCGTCCGCAACTTCCGGCCGGACGCCGTCCCCCGGGAGCACCTCCTCCAGATCCTGGATATCGCCCGCACGGCCCCCACATCGGGCAACCAGCAGCCGTGGAAGTTCCTGATCATCCAGGACCGGTCCCGTCTCGACGCGTTGGCCGCGGCCACCGTTGAGGCCTACACCGCCCGCTACCAGGAGTCCAAGAAGCCCACGGCACAGGAGCTCGCCGCATTCCAGGACAAGTACCGGCAGGTCTGCGCCCGCTACCTCTCGGCGCCTGTCTTTATCATCGTGCTCACCGACTCGAAGTCGAAATACCCGGACTACAACAAGTGGGACGGGCCCATGGCGGCCGGCTACCTCATGGTCGCCGCGCGGGCGCTCGGCTACGGGACGGTGTTCTGCACCGACTCGTTCCCGTTCGACGTGGTGCAGCGCGTCTTCGACATTCCCGAACGCTACGAGGTGGTCTGTACCACCCCGCTGGGCGTGCCCGTGGAATGGCCCGCCGCGCCACCCAAGAAAGCGCTGGACGATTTGGTCGCCTGGGAGCGGCTGGCCGAGTGAGCTCCCGCACCCGGCTGACCCCATCCGCGGGGATCGCCGCCGCTGGAACCGTCGCGCCGTCTGCCATCGCTTTGCTATAATGCGATCCGGCGGGCTCACGGCAACATGCCGACCCGTACTCTCACCGGCCGGATCGTGGACGCTCACCGGTCCGGAGGAGACCCGTGACCGAATCTTCCCCACCTCCGGTTACCGGATGCTGCCGAGCGGCTGTCGTTCAGCACCCGCCGATATTCCTGAACATGGAGGCCAGCCTTGGGCGGGCCCTGGAACTCATCGGCGAGGCCGCCGCCGGCGGCGCCGCTCTCATCGTCTTCCCCGAGACCTGGCTCCCCGGCTATCCTGTCTGGATCGACTCAGCGCCCGGCGCCGCCATCTGGGGCCAGCCGGCGGCCCATGCCCTCTACCACACGCTGGCGGAAAACTCCATCACCATAGCCGGCCCCCACGTGGCCCGGCTGCAGGAGGCGGCCCGAAGCCGCGGCGTCCACGTGGTCATGGGCGCCCACGAACGCCGCGGCGGCACCTTGTACAACACCATCCTGTTCATCGACCCGGCCGGCGGTTGCCGGGTGCACCGGAAGCTGACCCCCACCTACGCCGAACGTCTGCTGTGGGGCCAGGGCGACGGCAGCACCCTGACGGTGGGCCCGGGGCCCATCGGGCCGCTGGGCGGACTCATCTGCTGGGAGCACTGGCTGCCGCTGGCACGCGCCGCCATGCACGCCCTGGGCGAGACGATCCACGTGGCCCAGTGGCCGTCGGTGCGGGAGCTGCATCAGCTCGCCAGCCGCCACTACGCCTTCGAGGGGCAGTGCTTCGTGTTGGCTGCCGGCACGGTGCTCACGCGGGGCGATGTGATCGCAGGCTACCGGTCGCTGGGTGCGCCGGACGCCGGCGCTCTGGCCCTGCTTGAATCCATCGATGGGGACGCCGCCACAGTGCTGCAGCCGGGCGGGAGCGCGGTGATCGCCCCGGACGCGTCGTATCTCGCCGGTCCGCTGTTCGACGAGCCGGGCATCTTGTACGCCGACCTCGACGCCGCGCGCATCGCCCGCGGCCACCTGCTCCTGGATACCGACGGCCACTACAGCCGCCCCGACGTCTTCCACCTCCGCGTGGACACCCGCCCGCGGGTCAACGCCACCTTCGGCGGCGATGATTCGTCCGCATCCTGATTCCGGTGACGGTCCCCGGCCGGCCGGCGCCCGCGTGCAGACAACCGTTGGATCTCCGCGGCGGCCCGCCCGGCTAAACGCCCGAATTGCGTACGGCGCGTCACTCCCTCCGAACCTGCTTTTCCGTTATAATGGATTGAATCAGACGCAGCACCGCCTGCTGGCAGCCCAGACCGAATGAGGAGTCCTGCATGACAGAACTTGTGTGGCACCTGGCGCGACAGGGGCAGCAGTTCGGCCCTTACACCTGGCCGCAAATACAGCTCATGGCCCGCGAGGGGTATATCCAGCCTGGCGATCTGCTGTGGGGGCCGTCGCTGCCGCAGTGGACGCCGGCGGGGCGGATTCAGGGACTGGCGCTGCCGTCT
This genomic interval carries:
- a CDS encoding TonB-dependent receptor — its product is MRLNLSRVCLCLLLGGVLAAAAIGQAVQTTGRIEGTIKDSTGGVIPGVTVSLASATGTKTAVSGDSGEYSFPFLTPGLYTLKAELESFKTFEQKDITVRLGQTTTIHVVMEPGEINQVITVTGEAPLVDTTTTTVGANLSENLYLNIPVQRNFTALFSMAPGVSDSGALGSYNPSIGGSSGLENNYIVDGVNITNPGYGSVGAYSSIYGSLGSGVTFDFVKEVQVKQGGFEAEYGQSTGGVINVVTKSGTNEFHGGVYFYGQPAGWEARRKEPNIYRQEKHTEFMRTESFDISADLSGYMWKDRFFFYAGFNPQWNTHMTMAPAGLGQWVNPGEGFFERKDTIFSWSTKGNFVPHSNHNIEFSMFADPSRRDGGPNRNMTAEGDDNYSELNYGSFNFIGRYNGVLTNNWFLTASLGRAYNRFEEQITHVDRIGYWDYVNYPSRQLMGGIGFFENNNGENWQFNLKTTVNFNAGGDHTLDFGYMYEDVTYTAVRRYTGPMLANPFGETYGGFFRYRYYPDPDTGENYDWNGDGVISDADALLQQYRGNFNDPNLATTTTYHSFYVQDAWKVTDRITVKAGLRYDYQEMGGGGEEAIVYEFTGNWAPRIGLIYDVFGDGKTKVFGNWGRFYQKIPNDMAVRALSSEVGVTNAWWSVAYDAEGRPMADEVINDQLPGNPAITRTGANPTYIVPDTKTMYQNEFVLGFDHQLDPTLSLGMRYIWREVGRMLEDTGTLTIGQYLEDDTNYTYVIANPSYTSDFVINDTGEVGSDGIGDGFADPKRSYNALEMTLEKRFSQGFQFLANYRLSKLWGNYEGLFRNDNGQDDANITSLYDFRSDAYDGYLYVPGYLNTDRRHILNFNGSYTFSNQLTMGLGFRSTSGAPINRLNAHPAYENAGEIPITPRGSEGRTEWVNAIDVHFGYPISFGDNYRLHFALDIFNLANFKRVIAVNEDYEDAPGVLNVDYLSPGSANNPDTPLTAFQRPFNMRFSLRFEF
- a CDS encoding carbon-nitrogen hydrolase family protein; this translates as MEASLGRALELIGEAAAGGAALIVFPETWLPGYPVWIDSAPGAAIWGQPAAHALYHTLAENSITIAGPHVARLQEAARSRGVHVVMGAHERRGGTLYNTILFIDPAGGCRVHRKLTPTYAERLLWGQGDGSTLTVGPGPIGPLGGLICWEHWLPLARAAMHALGETIHVAQWPSVRELHQLASRHYAFEGQCFVLAAGTVLTRGDVIAGYRSLGAPDAGALALLESIDGDAATVLQPGGSAVIAPDASYLAGPLFDEPGILYADLDAARIARGHLLLDTDGHYSRPDVFHLRVDTRPRVNATFGGDDSSAS